One genomic window of Ktedonobacteraceae bacterium includes the following:
- a CDS encoding HD domain-containing phosphohydrolase, protein MIVTRGILPGITLLDAVEAVVSAIDARNCSFGHSIRVASYAVQIAEAAGWQQQMLEQIQLGALLHDIGQIYWPDTIIEKQGVSLTEEEREIIESHTLKGVELIKGWPSLSFVEPYILYHQEWIDGSGYPFGLKGDALPDEVQVVSLADVYEALSHPRKYKERLGFSSDKAVEIMTEMKGRRWKCELFDVFVHVARDW, encoded by the coding sequence ATGATCGTGACTAGAGGAATCTTGCCTGGAATAACGTTGTTGGATGCTGTAGAAGCAGTAGTATCAGCTATCGATGCTCGGAACTGTTCTTTTGGTCACAGTATACGTGTCGCTTCCTATGCAGTACAAATTGCGGAGGCTGCTGGCTGGCAACAACAAATGTTGGAACAAATACAGCTTGGAGCCCTCCTACACGATATCGGGCAGATTTATTGGCCTGATACGATCATAGAAAAGCAAGGGGTTTCTCTTACTGAAGAGGAGCGAGAAATCATTGAGTCTCATACGCTAAAAGGTGTTGAACTCATAAAGGGCTGGCCTTCTCTTAGTTTTGTTGAACCTTATATCCTTTATCATCAAGAATGGATCGATGGTAGCGGCTACCCATTCGGACTGAAAGGAGACGCATTGCCTGACGAAGTACAGGTAGTTTCACTCGCCGATGTATATGAGGCCCTGAGCCATCCAAGAAAGTACAAGGAACGCTTAGGATTCTCTTCCGACAAAGCTGTGGAAATTATGACCGAGATGAAAGGTAGACGTTGGAAATGCGAGCTATTTGACGTGTTTGTCCATGTTGCCAGAGACTGGTAA